The following are from one region of the Oryzias latipes chromosome 12, ASM223467v1 genome:
- the tbc1d10a gene encoding TBC1 domain family member 10A isoform X3, giving the protein MAKTEQGNGLEMRGGPQKLTENGNAGSSAPDPEVNGNVTEDKQVDKYGFIGGAQQTSGELTEKLPIEVLRQREAKWLEMLNSWDKWMAKNHKKIKERCQKGIPPSLRGRAWLYLTGGKVKREQNKGKFEELDNKPGDPNWVDVIERDLHRQFPFHEMFAARGGHGQQDLFRVLKAYTLHRPEEGYCQAQAPIAAVLLMHMPAEDAFWVLVQICEKYLPGYYSKELEAIQLDGEILNALLRKVSPVAHRHLKNQKLDPILYMTEWFMCAFSRTLPWAAVLRVWDMFLCEGVKILFRVGLVLLKCTLGSQEKLKACQGFYETLELLRTIKPQYMNEGFLVHEIIELSVSEKDIEKEHLAQLRRWKENHGELTCLART; this is encoded by the exons ATGGCAAAAACCGAGCAGGGCAATGGACTCGAGATGCGTGGCGGTCCCCAGAAGTTGACAGAAAACGGGAACGCCGGTTCTTCGGCCCCTGACCCAGAGGTGAACGGAAACGTCACCGAGGACAAGCAGGTGGACAAGTACGGGTTCATAGGAGGCGCACAGCAGACCTCCGGAGAGCT AACTGAAAAACTTCCCATTGAGGTTTTGAGGCAGCGAGAAGCAAAATGGCTGGAGATGCTCAACAGCTGGGACAAATGGATGGCCAAAAATCACAAGAag ATAAAGGAGCGTTGTCAGAAAGGGATCCCCCCATCTCTCCGGGGTCGGGCCTGGCTCTACCTCACCGGGGGCAAAGTGAAAAGAgagcagaacaagggaaagttTGAG GAGTTAGACAACAAGCCTGGAGATCCAAACTGGGTTGATGTCATTGAGCGAGACCTTCATCGACAATTCCCCTTTCACGAAATGTTTGCAGCAAGAGGCGGTCATGG GCAGCAGGACCTGTTTCGAGTGCTGAAGGCTTACACCCTGCATCGGCCAGAAGAGGGTTATTGTCAGGCTCAGGCTCCCATTGCTGCCGTGCTGCTGATGCATATGCCAGCTGAG GATGCATTTTGGGTTCTTGTTCAAATCTGCGAGAAATATCTTCCTGGATACTACAGCAAAGAGTTG GAGGCAATCCAGCTGGATGGGGAGATCTTGAATGCTCTGCTTCGAAAGGTGTCTCCTGTTGCCCATCGTCATCTGAAGAATCAAAAGCTGGATCCTATCCTGTATATGACTGAGTGGTTCATGTGTGCCTTTTCTCGGACTCTGCCGTGGGCGGCAGTGCTGCGAGTCTGGGATATGTTCCTGTGTGAGG GAGTGAAGATACTCTTCAGAGTGGGCCTGGTTCTGCTCAAATGCACGCTAGGATCCCAAGAAAAACTGAAGGCCTGCCAAGGTTTCTATGAGACCCTGGAATTGCTCCGGACAATAAAGCCCCAGTACATGAATGAGGGATTCTTGGTCCATGAG ATCATAGAGCTGTCAGTGTCAGAGAAAGACATAGAGAAGGAACATCTCGCTCAACTGCGGCGCTGGAAGGAGAACCACGGAGAGCTGACTT GTCTTGCGAGGACATAG
- the tbc1d10a gene encoding TBC1 domain family member 10A isoform X4, with translation MAKTEQGNGLEMRGGPQKLTENGNAGSSAPDPEVNGNVTEDKQVDKYGFIGGAQQTSGELTEKLPIEVLRQREAKWLEMLNSWDKWMAKNHKKIKERCQKGIPPSLRGRAWLYLTGGKVKREQNKGKFEELDNKPGDPNWVDVIERDLHRQFPFHEMFAARGGHGQQDLFRVLKAYTLHRPEEGYCQAQAPIAAVLLMHMPAEDAFWVLVQICEKYLPGYYSKELEAIQLDGEILNALLRKVSPVAHRHLKNQKLDPILYMTEWFMCAFSRTLPWAAVLRVWDMFLCEGVKILFRVGLVLLKCTLGSQEKLKACQGFYETLELLRTIKPQYMNEGFLVHEIIELSVSEKDIEKEHLAQLRRWKENHGELTSVSPK, from the exons ATGGCAAAAACCGAGCAGGGCAATGGACTCGAGATGCGTGGCGGTCCCCAGAAGTTGACAGAAAACGGGAACGCCGGTTCTTCGGCCCCTGACCCAGAGGTGAACGGAAACGTCACCGAGGACAAGCAGGTGGACAAGTACGGGTTCATAGGAGGCGCACAGCAGACCTCCGGAGAGCT AACTGAAAAACTTCCCATTGAGGTTTTGAGGCAGCGAGAAGCAAAATGGCTGGAGATGCTCAACAGCTGGGACAAATGGATGGCCAAAAATCACAAGAag ATAAAGGAGCGTTGTCAGAAAGGGATCCCCCCATCTCTCCGGGGTCGGGCCTGGCTCTACCTCACCGGGGGCAAAGTGAAAAGAgagcagaacaagggaaagttTGAG GAGTTAGACAACAAGCCTGGAGATCCAAACTGGGTTGATGTCATTGAGCGAGACCTTCATCGACAATTCCCCTTTCACGAAATGTTTGCAGCAAGAGGCGGTCATGG GCAGCAGGACCTGTTTCGAGTGCTGAAGGCTTACACCCTGCATCGGCCAGAAGAGGGTTATTGTCAGGCTCAGGCTCCCATTGCTGCCGTGCTGCTGATGCATATGCCAGCTGAG GATGCATTTTGGGTTCTTGTTCAAATCTGCGAGAAATATCTTCCTGGATACTACAGCAAAGAGTTG GAGGCAATCCAGCTGGATGGGGAGATCTTGAATGCTCTGCTTCGAAAGGTGTCTCCTGTTGCCCATCGTCATCTGAAGAATCAAAAGCTGGATCCTATCCTGTATATGACTGAGTGGTTCATGTGTGCCTTTTCTCGGACTCTGCCGTGGGCGGCAGTGCTGCGAGTCTGGGATATGTTCCTGTGTGAGG GAGTGAAGATACTCTTCAGAGTGGGCCTGGTTCTGCTCAAATGCACGCTAGGATCCCAAGAAAAACTGAAGGCCTGCCAAGGTTTCTATGAGACCCTGGAATTGCTCCGGACAATAAAGCCCCAGTACATGAATGAGGGATTCTTGGTCCATGAG ATCATAGAGCTGTCAGTGTCAGAGAAAGACATAGAGAAGGAACATCTCGCTCAACTGCGGCGCTGGAAGGAGAACCACGGAGAGCTGACTT cagtgAGCCCAAAATGA
- the tbc1d10a gene encoding TBC1 domain family member 10A isoform X2, whose protein sequence is MAKTEQGNGLEMRGGPQKLTENGNAGSSAPDPEVNGNVTEDKQVDKYGFIGGAQQTSGELTEKLPIEVLRQREAKWLEMLNSWDKWMAKNHKKIKERCQKGIPPSLRGRAWLYLTGGKVKREQNKGKFEELDNKPGDPNWVDVIERDLHRQFPFHEMFAARGGHGQQDLFRVLKAYTLHRPEEGYCQAQAPIAAVLLMHMPAEDAFWVLVQICEKYLPGYYSKELEAIQLDGEILNALLRKVSPVAHRHLKNQKLDPILYMTEWFMCAFSRTLPWAAVLRVWDMFLCEGVKILFRVGLVLLKCTLGSQEKLKACQGFYETLELLRTIKPQYMNEGFLVHEIIELSVSEKDIEKEHLAQLRRWKENHGELTSRKLGARGGYTTGG, encoded by the exons ATGGCAAAAACCGAGCAGGGCAATGGACTCGAGATGCGTGGCGGTCCCCAGAAGTTGACAGAAAACGGGAACGCCGGTTCTTCGGCCCCTGACCCAGAGGTGAACGGAAACGTCACCGAGGACAAGCAGGTGGACAAGTACGGGTTCATAGGAGGCGCACAGCAGACCTCCGGAGAGCT AACTGAAAAACTTCCCATTGAGGTTTTGAGGCAGCGAGAAGCAAAATGGCTGGAGATGCTCAACAGCTGGGACAAATGGATGGCCAAAAATCACAAGAag ATAAAGGAGCGTTGTCAGAAAGGGATCCCCCCATCTCTCCGGGGTCGGGCCTGGCTCTACCTCACCGGGGGCAAAGTGAAAAGAgagcagaacaagggaaagttTGAG GAGTTAGACAACAAGCCTGGAGATCCAAACTGGGTTGATGTCATTGAGCGAGACCTTCATCGACAATTCCCCTTTCACGAAATGTTTGCAGCAAGAGGCGGTCATGG GCAGCAGGACCTGTTTCGAGTGCTGAAGGCTTACACCCTGCATCGGCCAGAAGAGGGTTATTGTCAGGCTCAGGCTCCCATTGCTGCCGTGCTGCTGATGCATATGCCAGCTGAG GATGCATTTTGGGTTCTTGTTCAAATCTGCGAGAAATATCTTCCTGGATACTACAGCAAAGAGTTG GAGGCAATCCAGCTGGATGGGGAGATCTTGAATGCTCTGCTTCGAAAGGTGTCTCCTGTTGCCCATCGTCATCTGAAGAATCAAAAGCTGGATCCTATCCTGTATATGACTGAGTGGTTCATGTGTGCCTTTTCTCGGACTCTGCCGTGGGCGGCAGTGCTGCGAGTCTGGGATATGTTCCTGTGTGAGG GAGTGAAGATACTCTTCAGAGTGGGCCTGGTTCTGCTCAAATGCACGCTAGGATCCCAAGAAAAACTGAAGGCCTGCCAAGGTTTCTATGAGACCCTGGAATTGCTCCGGACAATAAAGCCCCAGTACATGAATGAGGGATTCTTGGTCCATGAG ATCATAGAGCTGTCAGTGTCAGAGAAAGACATAGAGAAGGAACATCTCGCTCAACTGCGGCGCTGGAAGGAGAACCACGGAGAGCTGACTT
- the tbc1d10a gene encoding TBC1 domain family member 10A isoform X1, with protein MAKTEQGNGLEMRGGPQKLTENGNAGSSAPDPEVNGNVTEDKQVDKYGFIGGAQQTSGELTEKLPIEVLRQREAKWLEMLNSWDKWMAKNHKKIKERCQKGIPPSLRGRAWLYLTGGKVKREQNKGKFEELDNKPGDPNWVDVIERDLHRQFPFHEMFAARGGHGQQDLFRVLKAYTLHRPEEGYCQAQAPIAAVLLMHMPAEDAFWVLVQICEKYLPGYYSKELEAIQLDGEILNALLRKVSPVAHRHLKNQKLDPILYMTEWFMCAFSRTLPWAAVLRVWDMFLCEGVKILFRVGLVLLKCTLGSQEKLKACQGFYETLELLRTIKPQYMNEGFLVHEIIELSVSEKDIEKEHLAQLRRWKENHGELTCKSPPRMHGAKAIMAAEPPSRLDLRQKPTIIVESPLASKTEGFREEETRKIRKTVQANDPPTAVPPKEFADTYQTHSQPVPLLKPTTLQVSKDSLSSEEHDTYL; from the exons ATGGCAAAAACCGAGCAGGGCAATGGACTCGAGATGCGTGGCGGTCCCCAGAAGTTGACAGAAAACGGGAACGCCGGTTCTTCGGCCCCTGACCCAGAGGTGAACGGAAACGTCACCGAGGACAAGCAGGTGGACAAGTACGGGTTCATAGGAGGCGCACAGCAGACCTCCGGAGAGCT AACTGAAAAACTTCCCATTGAGGTTTTGAGGCAGCGAGAAGCAAAATGGCTGGAGATGCTCAACAGCTGGGACAAATGGATGGCCAAAAATCACAAGAag ATAAAGGAGCGTTGTCAGAAAGGGATCCCCCCATCTCTCCGGGGTCGGGCCTGGCTCTACCTCACCGGGGGCAAAGTGAAAAGAgagcagaacaagggaaagttTGAG GAGTTAGACAACAAGCCTGGAGATCCAAACTGGGTTGATGTCATTGAGCGAGACCTTCATCGACAATTCCCCTTTCACGAAATGTTTGCAGCAAGAGGCGGTCATGG GCAGCAGGACCTGTTTCGAGTGCTGAAGGCTTACACCCTGCATCGGCCAGAAGAGGGTTATTGTCAGGCTCAGGCTCCCATTGCTGCCGTGCTGCTGATGCATATGCCAGCTGAG GATGCATTTTGGGTTCTTGTTCAAATCTGCGAGAAATATCTTCCTGGATACTACAGCAAAGAGTTG GAGGCAATCCAGCTGGATGGGGAGATCTTGAATGCTCTGCTTCGAAAGGTGTCTCCTGTTGCCCATCGTCATCTGAAGAATCAAAAGCTGGATCCTATCCTGTATATGACTGAGTGGTTCATGTGTGCCTTTTCTCGGACTCTGCCGTGGGCGGCAGTGCTGCGAGTCTGGGATATGTTCCTGTGTGAGG GAGTGAAGATACTCTTCAGAGTGGGCCTGGTTCTGCTCAAATGCACGCTAGGATCCCAAGAAAAACTGAAGGCCTGCCAAGGTTTCTATGAGACCCTGGAATTGCTCCGGACAATAAAGCCCCAGTACATGAATGAGGGATTCTTGGTCCATGAG ATCATAGAGCTGTCAGTGTCAGAGAAAGACATAGAGAAGGAACATCTCGCTCAACTGCGGCGCTGGAAGGAGAACCACGGAGAGCTGACTTGTAAGTCCCCTCCAAGGATGCATGGTGCAAAGGCCATAATGGCTGCCGAGCCACCCAGCCGACTGGATCTGAGACAGAAACCCACCATCATCGTGGAGTCCCCCCTAGCGTCCAAAACAGAGGGGTTTCGAGAAGAGGAAACCAGAAAAATCAGAAAGACTGTACAGGCCAATGACCCTCCAACAGCTGTGCCACCTAAAGAATTCGCTGATACTTACCAAACTCACAGCCAACCCGTGCCATTACTGAAACCTACCACCTTACAGGTGTCCAAAGATAGCCTGAGTAGTGAAGAACACGACACGTACCTTTAG